A stretch of Flexivirga aerilata DNA encodes these proteins:
- a CDS encoding NUDIX domain-containing protein — MSATGLAADARAVLTAAPPSPERDAFLAQLSSYGDAGLRREGPPEHFTASAVVFSADGSHVLLVLHKKARLWLQPGGHFEPGDATVVDAALREATEESGIAGLRAVPGALFLDRHTLAESFGRCRSHLDLRIAATAPPDAAIAVSDESDDVRWWPVDALPDDTDPGLAACIAALR; from the coding sequence GTGAGCGCGACCGGCCTGGCGGCCGACGCCCGGGCGGTGCTGACCGCGGCGCCGCCGTCGCCCGAACGCGATGCGTTCCTGGCGCAGCTCTCGTCATACGGCGATGCGGGGCTGCGCCGGGAAGGACCGCCGGAGCACTTCACCGCGAGCGCGGTGGTCTTCTCCGCGGACGGGAGCCACGTGCTGCTGGTGCTGCACAAGAAGGCCCGGCTGTGGCTGCAGCCGGGCGGGCACTTCGAGCCGGGCGACGCCACCGTGGTGGACGCCGCATTGCGTGAGGCGACCGAGGAGTCCGGCATCGCCGGACTGCGTGCCGTGCCGGGCGCGCTCTTCCTCGACCGGCACACGCTCGCCGAGAGCTTCGGGCGCTGCCGCTCGCACCTCGACCTGCGCATCGCGGCGACCGCCCCGCCGGATGCCGCGATCGCCGTCTCGGACGAGTCCGACGACGTGCGCTGGTGGCCGGTCGACGCACTCCCGGACGACACCGACCCGGGGCTCGCCGCGTGCATCGCGGCGCTGCGCTGA
- a CDS encoding M48 family metallopeptidase: protein MESSSPRVEVRRSTRRRRTVSAYREGDRIVVLMPARVSKREETRLVEEMVRKVLAQGARRPRSDEDLMRRAGQLSQRYLGGLAHPVSVRWVGNQRSRWGSCTPANGTIRLSDRLQGMPEYVSDYVLLHELAHLLQPDHGKSFWALLEGYPQLERARGYLEGVAFGSGMPPPETPDDVDADESTETLF, encoded by the coding sequence ATGGAGTCGTCGTCGCCGCGGGTCGAGGTGCGGCGCTCGACGCGACGCCGCCGCACCGTCTCGGCCTACCGCGAGGGCGACCGCATCGTGGTGCTGATGCCGGCCCGGGTGTCCAAACGCGAGGAGACCCGGCTGGTCGAGGAGATGGTGCGCAAGGTGCTCGCGCAGGGCGCCCGCCGGCCGCGCAGCGACGAGGACCTGATGCGGCGCGCGGGCCAGCTGTCGCAGCGCTACCTCGGCGGCCTCGCCCACCCGGTGTCGGTGCGCTGGGTCGGCAACCAGCGATCCCGGTGGGGTTCGTGCACGCCCGCGAACGGCACGATCCGGCTGTCCGACCGGCTGCAGGGCATGCCGGAATACGTCAGCGACTACGTCCTGCTGCACGAGCTGGCGCACCTGCTGCAACCCGACCACGGCAAGAGCTTCTGGGCGCTGCTCGAGGGCTACCCGCAGCTGGAGCGCGCTCGCGGTTATCTCGAGGGCGTCGCGTTCGGGTCGGGGATGCCGCCGCCGGAGACACCCGACGACGTCGACGCCGACGAAAGCACCGAGACGCTCTTCTGA